In the Candidatus Saccharimonas aalborgensis genome, one interval contains:
- a CDS encoding TrmH family RNA methyltransferase has protein sequence MRVMPEITVVAHNIRSTHNVGAIFRTCEGFGVKKIILSGYTPYPLVKNDTRLPHIREKITTQIHKTALGAEVLVPFEYVPDISMWFDQNEQYEKLPVIALEQTPKSIALPTFRPPQKIALLLGEEVYGIPDELLARCQDSIEIPMSGKKESFNVSVATGIALYALTTSSRYIHSQK, from the coding sequence ATGAGAGTAATGCCTGAAATAACCGTTGTTGCCCACAACATTCGCAGTACCCACAATGTTGGAGCTATTTTCCGCACCTGCGAAGGATTTGGCGTCAAAAAAATTATCCTCAGCGGCTACACTCCCTACCCTCTAGTCAAAAACGACACAAGATTGCCGCACATTAGAGAGAAGATCACTACTCAAATCCATAAAACCGCGCTTGGTGCGGAAGTATTGGTCCCCTTTGAGTATGTCCCAGATATCTCTATGTGGTTTGACCAGAACGAACAGTACGAAAAACTGCCCGTCATTGCACTCGAGCAAACACCGAAAAGTATCGCGTTACCGACCTTTCGCCCACCCCAAAAAATAGCGCTACTCCTCGGCGAAGAAGTGTACGGCATACCAGACGAACTTCTGGCCCGCTGTCAAGATAGTATCGAGATTCCTATGAGTGGCAAAAAAGAATCGTTTAATGTCAGTGTCGCGACCGGCATCGCGCTCTATGCACTCACTACTTCGTCGCGATACATTCACTCCCAAAAATAG
- the dnaE gene encoding DNA polymerase III subunit alpha, which yields MGRAKTTETAPTTSLQPSDFVHLHNHSHYSLLDGLTKINELVIKVKAFGMQAAAVTDHGTMSGILEFYKAANGENIQPILGIEAYIAARTRFDRDPSKDKLRYHLTILAMNNQGYHNLMVMASKAELEGKYYKPRMDHELLQEYGDGLIILSGCASGELGEALKNNDYKAAKETASWYKSVFGDRYYLELQDHGHPDAPGHWSVQTTINDGLRKLSEELDIPMVVTCDGHYLEHNDREAHEILLCVGTGSFLSDANRMSLKEFELHLTDPRDIIARWGESDPEIIRNTRRIADRCSVELELGKILIPKYPTPKGETEHSYLKKLVYQGLAVRYTALSAEEAAKLSPEKITSNLSDVVRDRAKMEMDVMEKMGYEGYFLIVQDFINWGKNRGIVFGPGRGSAAGSIVAYALNITDLDPLKYDLLFERFLNPDRISMPDIDIDIQDTRRDEVIRYCSEKYGEGRVANIVTFGKMAARAAVRDVARVLQVPYAESDRLAKLIPPPNQGRHIPLRVSIVEDHDLKHEYETNPIAKQVFDFAVRLEGTIRSHGVHAAGVVIAPDDIVRYVPVEMAQKGVVATQYPMGPVEELGLLKMDFLGLSNLTIINNAMRIIRKVYKNDIDLSTLPMDDPKTFELLQQGATTGVFQLESAGMKRYLRELKPTEFEDIIAMCALYRPGPLGAGLTDSFVKRKNGLEKVTYEHELTKNALSSTYGVIVYQEQVMQMSKEMSGFTGGEADTLRKGIGKKIPEVLKKMGSQFIDGAVNNGVPKATVEKIWHDILGFADYAFNKSHSACYGLIAYWTAYLKAHYPDAFMAALMTSDQGDIDRLAIEITECKHMGLTVLNPDVNESYLEFAIVPDKQQIRFGMAAVKGVGAAAVEEIIRARDADGKFTSVEDFAKRVSTSKVNKKTWEALIKSGAFDSLGDRSDLLFNLETLLGFASKLQKEALSGQTDLFGDLGASSELLPSVELLPSPAKYTSKEQLMWERELLGLYISAHPLDNFDAFFEEQTIPLHNISPKIDGQSVTVGGLVTTLRTIITKAGTKMAFAGIEDKSSECEVIIFPNLYEQLGDKLHQDVVVKITGRVSARDREGGIGDEAKLIAETIDIVSDRELAQYESTGRKMDAPKTAVVSRRKKAVASSPKSVPAQAAIPVPPSLVTKLFVHVKNPDDHDALLSLKKACNTYPGQQEIIMVLGKDKSSAIRLPFKVDAESDLVAQLSSIFGSECIATK from the coding sequence ATGGGGAGAGCCAAGACAACAGAAACAGCACCGACTACTTCGCTGCAGCCGAGCGATTTTGTTCATTTGCACAATCATAGTCACTACTCGCTTCTCGATGGGCTGACAAAAATTAACGAACTTGTCATCAAGGTCAAGGCATTTGGTATGCAGGCTGCTGCCGTGACCGATCACGGCACAATGAGCGGTATCCTCGAGTTTTATAAAGCGGCAAATGGTGAAAACATACAGCCTATCCTTGGTATCGAAGCCTATATTGCGGCGCGGACTAGGTTTGATCGAGATCCCTCAAAGGATAAATTGCGGTATCATCTCACAATCCTTGCGATGAACAACCAGGGCTATCACAACCTCATGGTAATGGCGAGCAAAGCTGAGCTTGAAGGCAAATACTACAAGCCGCGCATGGATCATGAATTGCTACAAGAGTATGGCGATGGTCTCATCATTCTGAGCGGTTGTGCAAGTGGTGAATTGGGTGAAGCGCTCAAAAATAACGACTATAAAGCGGCGAAAGAGACAGCCTCCTGGTATAAATCTGTTTTTGGTGATCGGTATTACCTCGAGCTGCAAGATCACGGCCACCCTGATGCTCCTGGGCACTGGAGTGTACAGACCACGATCAATGATGGCCTACGAAAGTTGAGTGAAGAGCTCGATATCCCTATGGTTGTAACATGCGATGGACATTATCTTGAGCATAATGATCGAGAAGCACATGAAATCCTCCTCTGTGTTGGCACCGGGTCGTTCCTTTCAGACGCCAATCGCATGAGCCTCAAGGAGTTTGAGCTTCATCTCACCGACCCGCGCGATATTATTGCTCGTTGGGGAGAAAGCGACCCAGAAATCATACGAAATACTCGCAGGATAGCCGATCGCTGCTCAGTCGAGCTTGAGCTCGGCAAAATATTGATCCCAAAGTATCCCACGCCAAAAGGTGAAACAGAACACAGTTATCTAAAGAAGCTTGTATACCAGGGATTAGCGGTCCGCTATACCGCGCTATCTGCCGAGGAGGCGGCCAAGCTATCTCCCGAAAAAATTACCTCAAACTTATCTGACGTTGTTCGTGATCGCGCTAAAATGGAAATGGACGTCATGGAAAAAATGGGCTATGAAGGCTATTTCTTGATCGTCCAAGACTTTATCAACTGGGGAAAAAATCGAGGTATCGTGTTTGGTCCGGGACGTGGCTCAGCGGCTGGGTCGATTGTGGCCTATGCGCTTAATATTACTGATCTTGACCCACTGAAGTACGATCTGCTTTTTGAGCGATTTCTCAACCCTGACCGTATCAGTATGCCGGATATTGATATTGACATTCAGGATACACGCCGAGACGAAGTAATCCGATACTGTTCCGAAAAGTATGGTGAGGGTCGGGTCGCCAACATCGTCACCTTCGGTAAAATGGCAGCTCGTGCAGCGGTTCGCGATGTAGCCCGCGTTTTGCAGGTGCCCTATGCAGAGAGCGATCGTCTGGCAAAACTCATTCCACCGCCAAACCAGGGACGGCATATACCGCTCAGGGTGAGTATTGTCGAGGATCATGATCTGAAGCATGAATACGAGACAAATCCGATTGCAAAACAAGTCTTTGATTTTGCTGTTCGTCTCGAAGGTACCATCCGGAGCCATGGCGTCCATGCTGCGGGCGTGGTCATTGCACCTGATGATATTGTGCGCTATGTGCCGGTTGAGATGGCACAAAAAGGCGTGGTTGCTACGCAGTATCCAATGGGCCCCGTCGAGGAACTAGGACTCCTCAAGATGGACTTTCTTGGGCTGTCAAACCTTACCATTATCAACAATGCAATGCGTATCATCCGTAAAGTATATAAAAATGACATAGATCTCTCAACGTTACCCATGGATGATCCAAAGACGTTTGAATTATTGCAACAAGGAGCAACCACGGGGGTATTTCAGCTCGAGTCGGCAGGCATGAAGCGCTACCTGCGGGAGCTAAAACCAACGGAATTCGAAGATATCATCGCGATGTGTGCTTTGTATCGACCTGGTCCTTTGGGGGCGGGACTGACCGATAGTTTCGTCAAACGCAAAAACGGACTCGAAAAGGTTACCTACGAACACGAGCTCACGAAGAATGCTCTCTCAAGTACGTACGGCGTGATCGTCTACCAAGAGCAAGTGATGCAGATGAGCAAAGAGATGTCAGGGTTTACGGGCGGTGAGGCAGATACGCTTCGAAAAGGAATTGGCAAGAAGATTCCTGAAGTCCTAAAGAAAATGGGATCGCAGTTTATCGATGGTGCTGTAAACAATGGTGTCCCAAAGGCGACGGTCGAAAAAATCTGGCACGATATCCTTGGCTTTGCTGACTATGCCTTTAACAAGTCTCATTCGGCATGCTACGGTTTGATTGCGTATTGGACCGCCTATCTCAAGGCACACTATCCTGATGCGTTTATGGCGGCATTGATGACGAGCGACCAGGGTGATATCGATCGGTTAGCGATTGAAATTACCGAGTGCAAACACATGGGGCTAACGGTTCTCAACCCTGACGTCAATGAATCCTACCTTGAGTTTGCTATCGTGCCGGACAAACAGCAGATACGATTTGGTATGGCCGCGGTTAAGGGAGTGGGCGCTGCTGCCGTCGAGGAGATTATTCGCGCAAGGGATGCGGATGGCAAATTTACCTCAGTAGAAGATTTTGCCAAGCGTGTCAGTACCAGTAAAGTCAACAAAAAAACGTGGGAGGCGCTCATAAAATCTGGTGCATTTGACTCCCTTGGCGATCGATCAGACTTGTTATTCAACCTAGAAACACTTTTGGGCTTCGCAAGCAAGCTGCAGAAAGAAGCGCTCAGCGGTCAAACCGATCTCTTTGGCGATTTGGGGGCAAGCAGCGAGTTATTACCCTCAGTTGAGCTACTTCCTTCACCGGCAAAATATACCTCGAAAGAACAACTCATGTGGGAGCGAGAGCTGCTCGGTCTTTACATTAGTGCCCATCCGCTCGATAATTTTGATGCATTTTTTGAGGAACAAACGATCCCGCTCCACAATATCTCACCAAAAATTGATGGTCAGTCAGTTACCGTCGGTGGACTCGTGACAACGCTCAGGACAATTATCACAAAAGCAGGGACTAAGATGGCATTTGCAGGCATAGAGGACAAATCGAGTGAATGTGAGGTCATCATTTTTCCAAATCTGTACGAGCAACTGGGAGACAAGCTGCATCAAGACGTGGTCGTCAAGATCACGGGCAGAGTAAGTGCTCGTGATAGAGAAGGTGGTATAGGTGACGAGGCAAAATTGATCGCGGAGACAATTGATATTGTGAGCGATCGGGAACTTGCCCAGTATGAATCGACAGGTCGCAAGATGGATGCGCCAAAGACTGCCGTGGTATCGCGGCGCAAAAAAGCTGTCGCTTCTTCACCGAAGTCAGTTCCCGCTCAAGCCGCCATACCGGTACCTCCGTCTCTCGTCACAAAACTATTTGTTCATGTCAAAAATCCAGACGATCACGACGCGCTGCTGTCTCTCAAGAAAGCTTGCAATACGTATCCGGGACAGCAAGAGATCATTATGGTACTCGGTAAAGATAAATCGTCGGCGATACGACTGCCCTTTAAAGTTGATGCGGAGAGTGACCTTGTAGCGCAGCTTTCATCTATTTTTGGGAGTGAATGTATCGCGACGAAGTAG
- a CDS encoding DUF5665 domain-containing protein encodes MAEKKQPKQPRAADERDARQAVIEDLFNDFNRNRFSVYKINFIRGVFFGFGSFLGATLLVALFVSILTLLSGWVPPIGDFLDKIVRLLTQK; translated from the coding sequence ATGGCTGAAAAAAAGCAACCAAAGCAACCACGAGCCGCGGATGAGCGTGACGCCAGACAGGCGGTGATTGAAGATTTGTTCAACGATTTCAATCGCAATCGCTTCAGTGTTTACAAAATCAATTTCATTCGCGGTGTCTTCTTTGGCTTTGGTAGTTTTCTTGGGGCGACGCTGCTTGTCGCTCTGTTTGTATCGATTTTGACACTTCTCTCGGGTTGGGTACCACCGATTGGCGACTTTCTCGATAAAATTGTTCGTCTTTTGACTCAAAAATAG